TCCCTGTTGTTACCAGAAATTTGAGCAGTGTCATTGATAAGTTGAATTTGACCAATCACTGATACACATATTTGAGGCCTCATGGTTGATTTATTGGTCTTATTGCCAATGTCTTTTTAACTATTGGAAGTTAATCAAAAAAAGGATTTTACCAGGACCTCACCAAATCTGCTGCAGTTATAATAATGGAACTTGTGCAtctaacaatgaaaactatgtAATATCATACACTGCTTTCATTTgattaagatttaaaaatgattaggacattgttttcaaaaagaaaaaagttgaggtgttgtcatggccttggtgttgttgtcagtTTGCGAAAACTTAAAACCTTCAGTTGAAACAGTTAACAATgttcaaaagaaacatttttgaaaaataaattgctgGAGACAATATGTATATTGCACTCGAAAGCTCATAACTCTAGTTTGAGTATATAATGAATTATGCTTTTTATGCTTGAATTTTGCACTGAAAAACAATTCCTCAgcacttttataaaaaaaaatcactgttaaAATGCTTCCTATCTCATGAAGATCTATCTGTATTTAGGTCGCCTTCTTCGATACCTTCACCCGTCCGATGAAGAACTCCGCAAGACTGCAGGATTGCCAGCCCCAGGAGCTGGGAAAGGGAAAGGACGACGCAATGATGCAAAGAAAGGATCAGTCAGCAGAGACAGTGAGGAGACTTTTACCATTCCTCGCAGTACCCCCATAGAATTGGATACGGCGAAGGTTGAAGCCATTGATCTCATACATTTACACTACTATGGCGATTACTTGTGGATAGTGGATTTTGCCATCAGCGCTGTGGTGGTGTATATTTTGACTGAAATTTACTATGTGTATGCTAATGTGAACGAAACGAATATCAGTATTCTGTGGTGCTTGTTGGCCATTGGCTTTTGTGTACGGGTTCTGATAGGCATGACTGCAGCTTATTTCAAGGCCGAGGATGGCGGAGAAAGGATCCTTATTGTGACATTTGGGTTTTTCTGCCTTGTGCTGTGTATGGGTATACTGGTCGTAGATGACACAGTTTTGGAGTTTGGACTGGAACAAGGTTACAGAAATTTCTCAGAGGCTGCAACAGACTTATTGAAGGGACAAGGTATTGAATCAGCCGGGCCCGTACACTTCCTGACTTTTAAGATTATACTGGCATTTTTGTGTTCAATTATTGGAGCGCTATTGACTTTTCCTGGCCTCAGGGTCGCAAAGCTTTACCTTGATGCCTTGAAATATAGCAAAGAAAATCCTTTCAAACAGGTTCTTCTTCATATAAACTTCGCTCTTCCGTACATCGTTCTACTTTTATGGGTGCGACCCCTCAGCAGAGATATTCTCTGTGGACTTAACTGGAGAGTTACTACTAGAGTAATGACTGAGTCAGTATTTGACAATTTCAGAATATTCATGTTCGTAATTCTATGCATAATCAGAATACTTCTCTTGCCTATTCATGTGCAGTCCCACTTAAATATGGCCTATGACAAAGTTCAGAGCATACGCAAAGAGAGTGGCAGGATTAGTAATGTAGACCTTAAGAAAATGATTGCTCGAGTGTTTTACTTCATAATAGTTGTGACTGTGCAATATCTCACACCTGTCATTATCCTACTATTCATGGCATTCATGTACAAGACTCTAGGACAGTTCTCCTGGTCAGGAACGTTAGGAGAAACCGCAGAAACCTTTGTGATGTCATTCAAAAGAACAACTGTCCCGCTCAACACAACAGCATCTCAGACTCAGTCAAACGCCACGCAGACAATTGTGGACAGGATGGGGGAGATTTCACACACGATTGGACATCTGCGTGCAGTGTTTACGCCTGTGTTCTACCGAGGCCTGCTCTCATTCCTCACCTGGTGGACGTGCGCCGCCTGGACCCTCGCCATGACCTTCGGCCTCTACTACCACTCTAGAGTTGAAAGCTGATCCTGCACTTTGTGTGTTAGAGTCGAGTGCTAAAAGTTTGAGGGGTTGTTAATATTTGTGATTTATGGAGCAGTTTGAACACAAATTTTATACTTAGCCAGGACTTTTTCAGCAAAAAATGCAAATAGGTCTGGCCATTTCATTTTAGGAAATTTGAATGTGTTAATGCTTCAGATTGAGAAAATTTTAagcttatttattaaaattgatttaagatTGACAAACACTTAGAAACAAACACACATGTTATAACAAATAGTACAAATTTGTATGATTATTCCAtgatttctttgattttttttaaatcggaAAACCTATACTTTTTTCACTTGGGAAGTAATCGTATTTCAGCCACTGCTAAATCTTAAGTTCATAAAGCCCTTCTAACTTATTATTTACTGCATggcatttaaaaacattgcaaaattgactaaaataaacaaattctcaaaataactcacaaaattaaaacattgtctTGAAGCTACAATATTTGGTTAGTTTAGAGCTTACTGGTAACTCTTGTCAACTCTTGTCAAATTTGCAGGATTTCAAATCAGGAATCTCATACAAGTTCTTTGTACTtggattatattttgtcagaactgtaattttgtttatttcatatgtttattaaagatagattattgaatttaatacaataaaactatttgtttgtataaatgtaCAATTGTCTTGTAATAATAACCAAATTCTCAACAGTACACAATGAGAGTGAGTGCTGCACTTGGCTGGAGATCTCGGCAGCCTTGCATTGTGTTTGAAACCACATATTTGTACATCTAGTcgaatttatgtttttacatgaTGGGTGTAAGACTGTGTGTTAATGGTTTCCCGATCCCCGCAACACCAATTGCACATTTGGTGACAATTTCCTCTTAAGGCAGGCATTAACAATTCCATCAGGTACATAATGATTACTGCAGCTATTTGTGAATGTTGTTTTTACTCATATATATTCTTTGTACAACTATGTTTACATACAGTATACATTAATATGATAATAAGAACTAGTTTGACATGATTCTGGATTTCAAACACGGTCAACTCAGTTACTATTTTTTTGTTAGATGGATTTCAACAGGCAAACTCCTTTTATATATCAGTAGTATTACAGTGGTGCTTAATGAATCTTTAACCGTCCGATGGTCAGTGAGGATGACCGAGTGGTTGGGGTCAAACGTCCCATTTCGAACAGAGTGTCCCAGGCTCCTTCTGAGCTTAGTGTCAgtgataatttgtttaattacgCAGGAATGATCAATGATTGCTGATTTTAAAActgtaattttatatttgtcgTCATAGAAAGCTCTTAATAGCGGAATATTATAGTGCTTATATACAtttcagtgctccagctagcccgtttttcaatggcgcagtgcccgtgccccttttcttaccgccctgccccctttttgagtagtgcccttttcacaaatgctctattAGCGCCAAATATCccgttagtgccctttttactattgaaatcattataaaagattgacagcccttaatccgctgtcataattgagacaaattacgtaatatttatgataatagtgttcccgctaggtgtcaccatgcccccattgattgcttaaaatatgccgtactgccctttcatcttcccatgCGCCTTgaccaagtcatatgacagctaattgggtatttgtgtagtgagcagacgaACTTTGTATCCATAATCGGTCATCtactaatccgataattaggaagagccaaatagggaaacatcggcaggagttgtcaagcacaattaaatcttttaaaataattgtttattgtattgtactgATGAGACTggccattttaaacatgttgatttgaagcagacggtcactgccgatatgtaaacataagaaaggtggcgctaacacaatcaaatacatcactttttcagtaaaaattttgaaagtttatttgttaaatatattcatgatgaaaatgtatttgtcacccataaaaatatgttgattccTTATGTGGCGTTTACCTATCATGTCTACGATCAtgtcaaaattcgccgaaaccgccattttgtcagaacgatTTTCcgagttattttatcaatgttctatgttttataagttattttttttaagcaagggcagtgatttttactgtcattttattctaacacatcagcatattaaacataattttaccaaagacatttaaataacagccaggctgaatgtaacattcgtacccaatccctatcgtaccaaactaagattctTCCCCTacattttttgtgcatttatttatttgattgcttcaaatgtttaactgtctttgttttcttcttcattttacatgatatttagGAAAAATATGTGACATCGCACTAAAGAAGACTTCAGAAAAGTACAATCATACTaacacagacaaaaagacaaattttaattttgatattcaaacacacccttctaaattttgagagaaaaacaatccattttgTTGAGTCtgaaaatcatgtaaaattatttaaattgagtatgaaaacaaaacaaattatatgggGAGACCTCCAAAACCCCccttgtgacaggggtggacccctcTCACAACCACCCCCGATCGCCCCTGTACGACTCACatagcttgcccttttcaaaactccaccctgcccttttcaaatcctggctggagcactgtcATTTTACCTGTTAATCAACGCAACATTAAGAAAAAATTTATTAGTCTTGTTAGTCATAGTTTAGAGGTGCAATTATCTTTGTCTGTTATATATGAAATTTCCATTCTTTTAGATATGAGTTGTCATTCTTTTTAACACGTGACATAAGTCgcaaaaatagtttgttttttgtttttcgaaAAATCAATGTCAACTTTTATTACACTAGTGTAATTATGTAAGAAAATGTGTATGGTTGTATTACACTCAAAACAAGTAACATTATGTGATTCATATGGATATATCTCAGatttacataaagtgtataacATTTAAAGGTACTCTCATGTTTtggtaaaatgcacttttttggtatgacaaaataAACTATGGCAAATCATTCGGGGTGTTAATACTAAggtaccaaaagctggaaccctttagCAAATGTTgctattttctaaaatatcatctttgaagaccacaattttcatgaGCGTTAACAACGCTAATAATCACTTAATTACAGCTCTCTTGTTGCgcgattggttgattgacattgtcacgtgatgttatcaatgtattgttgtattttacCAGTGTGGGATTGCACTCCACCAaaactaaaatacttttttgtacttttaattgtatttttttctgcattttgatatcatagagtaaaataatgataaaataagtgttttcagatgtatTACTGGGAAAACTAATTGTTCGTcccaaaacatgagcaagtacCTTTAATTTGTGTTCATACATTGTACCATAAAGatgtttaataacataattgtGTCCCTTTTttgcatgaaatgtttgttcattttcaattttttcattGTCCGTTTTATACCAGATGAACCATCGTTCCTATGCATGCAGTTATAACATTCATGTGTATTTGTATTGCCCTGATTTGATTGAActgtttataattattgtatacaaaatattcggaaagttgtgtttgtaaaaatgaagtgaaaataaagaaaaataaaccatttaagTTGGGGTTTTCCTTTTTTTCGTAACTGGATATATTATTAATGCTCTTTGGATGACTTTTAAATGGAATTCGTTTATGACTAGAAGAATAGACAAGTTATAGTTTATGAGTACAAGACTTGTGTTGCATTGACCTTGTCTGTAGCAACTACATGAAGATGTAGAGTTATTCCCCCTTTGATATGCAATTTATTACATACAATTTTAATGTTGACCACTTTGTGACACAATAAACTTTTAAGTGAAAGTGTCAAGCATGATCAGTACCGATAataaggtaaaatatttttctgtgacaaaCTAGTATTTATAATAGTCTTAATACAGTCATATATTCGTGTAACCGTTTTATGATTCAAACTTCGATACTTTCGCAACTTTTTGTCTAAATTActtcaataatattataaagGAATCATCAGCCATTataggggctagacaccagatggtcccaaaatcggcaaatacattaaTTCCACAATagaagcctagaattgtcaatacatgtacaacCTAATACGAGGCATGTTTAAGGATAAGAATAGAAACTATATTCAAATACGACCCCTGTAACATAATTCTGTGGCAGAAcagttgtctagtggtaacacacatgACTTTTCATACAGGGGTAGCTGGTTCAATTCGCCGCTGCACCACTAAAAAAGGTACTTATCGCCTTCCAGGAGGGACGTTTAATCGGGAGGttacagtgctatacactggtgcacattaaagaaccagggtagctatAACCAGGGTGACATTCTGTCTGTACCCGATGCTACAAAAATCACTAACAATCTTATCCGAGCAGTTACCAAATGGGCTTTGCCTGTCAGTGAGAGtgtaaataaatttacacaCCACCACCCTGTATCTGTAGGCACATCCATGGTGTAGTGAAGATAACAATTCAACTTCATGGAAATAAACTTGTGTATTTATTAATActgataataaacaaataagttaaaacaaaacattaaatgctTCATAGAAGTTAAACAATTACATACAGAACACTAGCACTTCGAAAAGAGACATTGTACCAACAAActtatacatttatgtattcaatttttttaaagcgATTACTCAAACATCACACCAGGGTAGGATGTCAGTAGGCTGGTCCGCTTTTGACAGTTTACAAAGGGGAGGGGGCATAACTCATCAAGAACTCTAGTCACATACTGcaatacatgcatattttaggtcaacatatgtaccaagtttcgtATTATATCTGGAATAGTTTACAAGCCACAGGGATACTAACAGATGGAAAAAAACACAGTCCTAAAAATCTTTGTTGATATCAATTAAGcaactataaattaattgttagaTTTTCATCCCCTGACATGACCAGCCAAACAACTA
The DNA window shown above is from Mya arenaria isolate MELC-2E11 chromosome 6, ASM2691426v1 and carries:
- the LOC128236837 gene encoding transmembrane protein 161B-like; this encodes MAILGAQLVFSLIVFSFLQKLSCFYSFGRWLLAGRLLRYLHPSDEELRKTAGLPAPGAGKGKGRRNDAKKGSVSRDSEETFTIPRSTPIELDTAKVEAIDLIHLHYYGDYLWIVDFAISAVVVYILTEIYYVYANVNETNISILWCLLAIGFCVRVLIGMTAAYFKAEDGGERILIVTFGFFCLVLCMGILVVDDTVLEFGLEQGYRNFSEAATDLLKGQGIESAGPVHFLTFKIILAFLCSIIGALLTFPGLRVAKLYLDALKYSKENPFKQVLLHINFALPYIVLLLWVRPLSRDILCGLNWRVTTRVMTESVFDNFRIFMFVILCIIRILLLPIHVQSHLNMAYDKVQSIRKESGRISNVDLKKMIARVFYFIIVVTVQYLTPVIILLFMAFMYKTLGQFSWSGTLGETAETFVMSFKRTTVPLNTTASQTQSNATQTIVDRMGEISHTIGHLRAVFTPVFYRGLLSFLTWWTCAAWTLAMTFGLYYHSRVES